CGATCCTGTGGTCCGAAGATCATCCTTGTGAAATTCATTCATTCGACGGCCCGATTTTTAGCACGTAGGAGTGTTGTTGGGATAAAATCTAATACTGGGTGTAGGTAGTATATACTAGTAGAGGAGAGAGGTCTAGGATCTAGGATTAGAAGAGCTGTTGCTTTAGCAGCAGCAAGGAGACGGtgaggagggcgagggcgaaggaGAGAGCGCGGCGAGGCGCTGCCGCAAGGGATACGGCGGAGCTGCTCGTGTCGTCCTCGCTGTCGCCGCCGAGGAAGACCATCGTGTCATTGACCAGCGGCAGGCCGGCCGCCTGCGAATTCACGCCTGACGATTTTTGGCTgtcgaaaagaaaagaatcagaAGAGACATGAGACATCTTATCTACCGACTTAGATTGCTTAAATTACAAGGATAGAGTAGTACAATTGAAAACAAGAaacatgttttatatatatatatatatatgctaatttaataataaataaatataatatgttatctaatttttatgGTGTCGTGAATTGACTCACCACCaattatattctatattttgGGTGAACTGTAGTCACCCCtaacataattataaaaaaaaaaaagttaggaaGGTGTGAAAATCGAAGTTATATGCACCTTTGACGGGTAAGTTGAGTTAAATTACAAGCTAAcaaatatgattaatttgtttttttgacTTTTCCCCTTATCCCCCATTCGCCGCAAAGTAACCAAATTTGACCCTTCTATTAATTCCTACTCTTATTTCCACTCTGCTTCAAAACAAACTCAATCGTCCTATATtgactataataataataaaaactaattaCGAATTATacgtaaaaaatttgatttgattcactATTATCATGCGTATAAAATTGActcatagaaaaaataataatataacctGGCGGTGCTGGGGCAGAAGGTGATAAGGTAGTTGGCTCCGGCGCAGGTGAAGGTGGAGGTGGCGTCGTCGTAGGCGTAGCTGTACGCCCGCGGGCACGCGTTCTTGAAGAACTCGGAGTATGCGGACGGCTTGCAGGTGGTGGGGTTCCCGTACGCCCCGCTGCAGCAGTACTGCGGGGACCCGAACGCCTCGCACGCACTCTTGCAGGCCACCGCGGCCCCTCCGCCGTTGGCCGCGGAGAGCACCACCTTCAAATCCGACGGGCAGACGCCGTTCAGGTCGACCAGGCACCCCGTCGCAGTACAATTGCCCGCCGTCCCTCCCTGCGGCACCACCAGCATAGGCAAGTTATACCTGCAAGCAGTTATGTCATAAAACATTAAAACCCCGACCAGCagataaaataactaaatttatagCTGTAGAGCTACTGTACGTTCGGAAGTAAGTATAGTGCAGCTTATATTTCTGACTTTTGTatgattagaataataataattttactaaaatttagtatttattcttctaatatgataatattaataatttaagagataaaaagaaaactaaagaaTTGATAAAAGAGGAGTCTCTAAAAAATTGAAAGGGTTGTGGTGAAAGGGTATATAAACAATTTGATTCGAGAAATAAACGTTTTggactaataataataatatttaaccTAGTAGCATTAAtttgtaaacattttttttttttttagaattaaaacgAACAATTAATGGTTGATGATTTGTTTGGCATGCATTACCCGTCGACGAGGCTGACGTCGTAAAAGTCCATCCCTCCGCTGCCGTCGAGCGTAAACTCGGCGAGGGTGGCGGGGGGAGCGGCGCCGGTGCCGGAGCAGGCGACGGTCCCCGACCCGCAATCCCCGGTGGCGCAGGAGAATACGCCGGTGGTGGCGTCGGCGGAGCAGAGCGTCCGGCCCCAGAACCGGCCCGACCACCCCGACGGCACGTCCATCGAGCTCGACTGCCCGCTCGCCAGCGCGAACCCCGTCGTCGACAGCGGCGCGGTGCCGGCGCCGGACAGCATGCCCGGCCACACCGTGTACCCGCAGTTGTTGCGTATTGTGAACGTCGCACACATTGCACCCCATGTGCAGAGAGACAGGagggatattattattattgctgcGTATAATTTTGCCATCTTTTGATAATTGGGAATTGGGAATGTCGATGgagatttttctttctctctttctttctttctttctttctttttttttggggggtgggCGGAGATTTTAAGGGGGGAGAAGTTGGGTTAATTAGTGGCGTATTTATAGGGAGGAATCGAGTGGGGCCCACAGAGGAACCCCCCTCCCCGGTGGGAAGAGCTCGCGCGCCAACGTCTCTCTCCCTGGCCTCTGTGCCCTGCAACAACAGAGGAGGTTGCAGAGTTTGCCTCTTCAACGTCTCAAAAATTGGTGAAGTTCATGTACCACCCTTTCATtttagcaataataataataatttaattttttttaaaacaaaattctatattttacattctaagcttttaaaattaaaagttttgtgCACGTAATCCAATCCGCTCTAACTATAATAATAAGACTGCACACccaatgaaataattttaattctcagGTTATTAAGCGTCgaagaccaaaataaaaattggcCCCAAGTTTAGAAGCTAGTGGTGCAATTCATCCAGAAAATATGACACGTACGGTGAGATTTTTATTCAGTACATTAAATTTGTCGAATTAAATCAGCTGATAATAACTAGATTtaatgagaaaaaagaaatttaattgaGGAGAGTTGGGGTTATCGTGTTTAACttgcctttctttttttctttttttttttttttttccctttctttccccTTTCTTTCCCCTTTCTACTACTTGGATCGGATCGTATAGTATTAGTGGTTCGTGCTGGGCTTAAAAAATTGGGATTGGTTAAACGAACGTAGAAAATTTCCACCTGTTTGTAGAATTAAAACCTCtctgaaggagaaaaaaaatgtaaaccAACTTATTATTCTCCACCTTTTCACCAATCACCAGTGCCCCTCTATGGAAAAATGTACAGAGGCCCCCTCGGCTATATCCCAGTTTGAAATAGATACATTAAAGTTTACTTGTTTTGATTGGTAACCCTTTTTTTAAGTTCTAATTATTTGgactcattttttttatttaggtaatttaatagttttataagttattaatcattaattatttagttttatttcctatcaagaaattaaaattattaattagttttagaaccataattaaaatttatagatatttttaacccaaataaataaataaatattggtcAATTTCTAAAATTCGAGAGCTAATTAAGGAGATGCCGGGGCATGCGAAGAGTATTATATTGGTGTCGTCTAATGCAACCAAGTTCTAAAATAACACGATGAACGATGATGAATTCGCTTTCGAGTTGCCAGAGCTTGTGTTGAGTATTAAGTGTCATCTAATGCAACCTAGATAGCTCGAAATCTTAGTAGAATATtaagagtttaatttaattttgacattCGCAATATACTTTAATACGTATATTGTTTTTTAGTATAGGACTGCTATACTTTCGGAAGTATATAAAGGAGTTGTAAATTCCAACTTTTtagcttttaaattaaaaattataaaattgtgaTGACAATGGTTTCACCCACATGATTTAGCGGTCCTcctaaaatttagtaattcttCTAAAGAATTAAGATTAATCTAAGCATCAGTGAATTAAGAAAGTGAGAagcattaattattttatattttcaaaagtatCGTAGTTGGActcttaattattttctattacatcaatttttatttatttatttatttatttttgtgtttcaaGTTAGAATTGCTAAAAATTGTACTAGGTACTTTTGATCCCTTTTAAGAGAAGCAAAGGGTTTATGTACCATTCACCTTGGTAGGGTTTAGGAGGGGTAGATGAAATGAAAGATTGACGACCCGGTTCGGTACAACGAACCCAACGAGATTCGCGGTATGAGCAGGACAGTCAAGCGGCACGTGTCACCACCTGAGCCTGAGTTGCTCCTCGAACGTGTATTCCGTTTTCCAACCTCCCGAATCGAGGGAGCAACTCTTCATTCACGCTCTCTTTTAACTGTACTATATAAGACCCCCTCACTTATAGGTAAATTCAACATGGTCCCTGGACTTTTTCTATCGGTCCCCATATTTGTTCGTTTTACACCGATGTTTGTTTAGTATAAAATCAATTGCTTTGTATATctagtttatttcatttttttggtTTGTACACACACCtggtgcgtgtgtgtgtgtgtatatatatatatgtccaaaCGGGAGTCTATGTCCGCATAGAAAATTTCTGAATCCGGAAAAAAAGTCTTTACAGGCTCATGAGATGGCAAGGGTCGCAAGATGATCCGCAAtggcttgctcctttcttgctttCTGCGTGACATAGGTTATGTCAAACTCCGACACTTTCTTGTCTTTCTTTCAATATCTAGTAAAGTAAGCTTCAATAGATAGCGTAGGTGCCGCCggcctttcctttctttcaatttatttgattgaatAGTAAGCCTCCACCGGAGGAAAGGCCTGGAGTCAGTCTATATCAGAGGAAGTAAGCGCGGGGATGGTCGGACTgtaaagagagaggagagacgaAGTGACTCGACTGAAGGCGAAGACTCTGAAGTGGGCGAACACTCGGCCCAGCGGGCGAACATGCCGGCTCCGGCTCCGCGCACCTGCTGACACCTTTCGAAGCACTTGAACGTGTGAACCGAAGTCGGATTGCCTCAGTCCTTTCTCATTTCAGTGCTCGCCTTTTTCATCTTCCGATTGGGCCTTTAGTCTTTTGATTAGAGTAGAGGTCGCGAGAGAGCAGAGCGTACCGCCCTGCCATAGTCGCGAGGATCTTAATAGTCGGTCGCGACTGTTGTCATAGTCAACGACGGTTGAAACTCCCAGGAAAAAACTTCGAATTGGGAGGGCGATCCTCCCGGTGAACTGACCGTACCCCAAACCGACACAGGTGAACAAGTAGAGTATACTAGGGCGCGTCGAGAGAACCATGTCGAAGGAACTCGGCAAAATGACCCCGTAACTTCGGGAGAAGGGGTGCTCTCCTatcttttgatatatatatatatatatatatatatatgcaaaagaGGGTGAAAAGAAATTTcataagttaattttattagtttttgtttttattgggAGCTCTCGATTTGTTGTCATGTatgagtttatttttattcaaaaattattatcCTCCTATTTAGAAATTTTTGGATGGAAACAAAACTGACATGTGGCAGCGAATCCAGGACTCTCCAAAAAGACGCTGTTAGGGAGCGACGACTCACTGAAGTATTTTTTCCGTATATAGAGAAGCCAAATGAAAAtggttttgtttttgcttttctCCGGACACTCAAATTGAAAACATTTCATGTTCTGGGAGTTTTAAACATATATGGTATAAGATCTTTAATAGAGCCACACCAAGCAAGACCTGGATcctcaattttttttggttggtcCTGCCTGCCCTCGCCAAGATTTTATCCTTATTTTCAGACACGCCCTACTACGCAGTCTTGACCTTGTTTGGTCCAATCTTTGCTTCGGTCTTTGTAATGCATGCACAGAGAGTGGCAGCCGGGTGTCGGAATTGATATAGCTTTGACACCAATTATGGATACTAGCTAGTATTTGgtataatacttttttttctttgagagagataggtagcacgctatccggttcgtttattttatttagaaataaacttagttagaagtgtgaatcaactagaattcgaacttggatctcggataccaaccaccaagctctttgctacttgctctagggacagtcagtgTATCTGGTATAATACTAGTCATATACTTTATGATctaaatcataataaaaaattacataaagatAGCATAAGAGATGAAGAAAGACGATTCACCGATTGACAAGGTAACTACGGCAAAGACGGTTAAACTAAGGGCGCGTTTAGTTCAAGTTACGTtatattacagagtatttcgatatatccagatatcttgaatttctaaataagattactgttaggatttggttagatttgtagttgaatcctattttggattaggattaatatttaaatctgttggagataaattaaaatttaaatattaattagagtatgaatctaactaattagaataaatatttaaatttattagagataaattaattaagatttaaatatttattataatagaaTTCTAAATATACTAGGATTGAATACGTTTTaagttgagcattataaataatgcattgtggctaattaattagttgaaacaaaaaaaaaaaagaggctgaGAAGGTACGGCTCGCAGAGAGCACCTTGGGTGTGCCGTaccacaaagagagagagagagagagagagagagagttaatgaGTTGAtacacctagtgcacgggtgtaCCAACAAGAGAAGTCTTCTtttgggtttatagaagacgagagaagaaTAGAAAAGATTCAGAAAGGGGGCTCGGGTTTTAGCTACTCTGTTACAGAAAatgagtcaggtgtaatcttcttttatttaatgaatcttattttacctgcatatttttttcttttataattgtatcagcttttgctgacgagacgggtttatggtaaaaacccgatttgatgcttccgttgcggaatcccaacaattgcatatcgataccggatccacagtaGTCGATATCGGAGAgtgttgcggattcacaagatccagtaccggggcgagtaccggatttccaacaattggtattagagctgaAGGTTACCGATTTGCGGGAAAGATCGACGGAGATGACcacaaaattcgaaatcgagaagtttgatggcaagaacaatttcggaCTATGGCATATTAAAGTACATGCGATCCTCGTACAGCAAGAGTTAGATGAAACGTTGAACGGGAAGAAGGCGAAGTCGGCGAAGGTCACGAATGCGGCATGGATgaagatggagcggaaggcgTTGAGCATGCTTCATCTATCATTAAGCCAGCGAGACGACACCGGCGGAGGTCACggatgaggttctttacaatgTAGCCAGCGAGACAACACCGGCAAAGTTGTGGAAAAAATTagaagatctgtacatgaccaaatcctTGACGAATAGGttgtatctgaagcagcgactgTTACGCTGCGGATGCAAGAAGCGGCGAACCTATACAAGCATCTGAACGAGTTCAATGaggtggtggcccagttgaTCAGTatcggagtcaatctggatgatGAGGATAAGGCACTGATTTTACTATTTTCCCTAACGGTGacatatgagcatctggtgaccacgttgttttatggcaaggagaccaTAAGCGTGGAGGCGGTCATAGCGGCGCTTCTCTTGAAGAAGATGCGGTAGATAACTCAGGAGTCCGGCATGCAAAGTCGAGATGTAGGGCTGGTGGTGAGTGCGAAGAAGGAGGTGACAACATCGGCGATCGGAGATAGACAGAAGAAGCCGCTATCCGAGGTGGAGTGCTTCTACTGTCATAGGAAAGGACATATAAGGCACAATTGTCGAAAACTTTAggatgatctgaaggagttaaagcgacagaaggagAAAACTGTCGTGAAACAGGATgagacggtatcagcgacgaCGCAGGCAGCAGAATCGAAGATGATCGATTTTGATGTGCTGTATGCGGCAACCAGAGGTACGAATATTTCGGATGACGCGTGGGTGCTCGATTCAGCATGTTCCTTTCACGTATGCCTGAAGAAGGAGTCTTTTACCACCTATAAAGCGATCAAAGGTGAAAAACTCTAATGGGGAACGGGACGGCATGCAAAGTTTTGGGAATCGGCACGGTAAAgatccgaatgcacgatggggtTGTGAGGATGCTGGCAGGTGTGCGACATGTTCCTGGTTTGAAGTGAATTTTGATCTTGTTAGGCGCGTTGGACTCGAAGAGTTGCGATATTTcagcttcaggtggagctatgaaggtccgaaaacgagatcgggtcgtgtgcgaggcgaacaagcATGGAAACTTGTACGTTCTGAACGAGAGCATAGTCAGAACGGAAGCAAAGacggtttgggttccaaaagttcgcggaGGTGCAGTTGCTCGAGGCGGAGTGGCGGATGCGGCGACATTGAGTGGAGGAGACAAACTCAAGGTgaagcttgcatggtgagctcaaAGCAGTGGTTGAAGattacaaatcaaaccaaggtggagaatgttaggatttggttagatttgtagttgaatcctattttggattaggattaatatttaaatctgttggagataaattaagatttaaatattaattatagtataaatctaactaattagaataaatatttaaatctattggagataaatcaattaagatttaaatatttagtgtagtagaatcctaaatatattaggattgggtaCGTTTTAATTTGAGCATTATAAATAATGCATTGGGGCTAATTAACTagttgaaacaaaaaaaaaaaagaggctgaGAAGGTACGACTGGCAGAGAGCACCTTGGGTGTGCCGtaccacaaaaaaaagagagagagttaatgAGTTGATGCACCTAATGCACGGGTGTACCAACAAGAGAAGTCTTCTTTTGGGTTTATAGAAGGCGAGATAACGGTAGAAAAGATTCAGAAAGaaggctcgggttgtagctactctgttacagaagaggagtcaggtgtaattttctcttatttaatgaatcttattttacctgcatatttttctcttttatgattgtatcagcttttgttgaggagacgggtttatggtaaaaactagatttgacgcttccgttgcggaatctcAACAATCGATatcggatccacagcagtcggtatcggagcgggttgcggattcacaagatccggtaccgAGGCGAGTACCGAATTTCCAACAATTACTACTTatgctgcattagcgcgtttggtttaatacagtaacgTAATGCTTTATTGCAATGTTTATAGTTTTACTATATTTGGTTCTGtgtataaaattcagtaatctacataataaattttagtCTATTCCAAAATAATCCTTAGCCATATTTTGCAAACtttatttttactgtttacaaacaatatttttttactaaatatttttttagataatttattttttaaaaatttaaaatttaaatcttaaattttaaatttgaacaaaaatataaatttaatattttaatttaaaatataaatatgaaattcataaatgtaaaatctaaaatataaatataaaatttaaatttaaaaaatctaaatttaaattttaaaaattaaaatttaaaaaaattaaattttaaaaattaaaatacaaatttgaattttaaaatttaaaatttaaaatttaaatttgaactctaaaaatttaaaatttaaaatttgaaatttaaaattaaaattcaaaatttaaaatttaaaagctaatgattcaaaattttaaattaaattttttaaaatgacgtaTTGAAAAGGTTTCATGAGTTAgaggggtaaaattgtcattttagataatatgtagtattactGACTTTTAGTTATCTAAGATACACACTTTCCTCTTGTTAATATTTTTGGTTTAATCCTGTgccatttgtaatgctacattaccAACCGGATTACATaccggatgaaccaaacacagtaattCTGACAAGATTGTCcgtaatcctgtcaggatacCTGAATCAAATGCaccctaaaaaaattaatgtgccAAAACATATTAGCTTAGGAGGTAAAGAATTTTATAGTAGAGGCATAGCTTTTGGGTTTGGTTTGCAACAAACATCTGACTCGTAGTTGGCCTCTCCGCAGTTGAGTCAATGGACGAGATTTTTTCGATGGGATTGTTTTGAAAATTGccagtttttatatatttatatttatagtagagGCAAAGCTTTTGGGTTTGGTTTGCAACaaacatttgaatttaaatagttattgatAGTACGAGTCTAACtatcatttgattttttttctaacttcaTTTTACATTCAAataaatgtttatatattttcaagttaGTCATACCGTAAATACNGCAACTTTGCAATCCTTGGCTAATTGTGGGTATTAGTATAGAACACGGTGAACCAgtcaccgtgtctaaacgcggtgaacaattcaccgtgtttagacacggtgattggttcaccgtgttctaTGTATTATTGGCCCCTTCGATATGGGATATAGAATacattgaacacggtgaaccattcaccgtgtttgaatacagtgaatggttcactgtgttcaacttaaatatCTGGCCCCAGCCCGGcctgcgtggcgctgacgtggcgctggcgtggcagggtcagggccatttttgcaaataaatttttaacggGGCtagttttgaaaataaaatttgttagggggctatttgcaaaaaaagcctttttttcctttttttttcccctattcCTATTTATAGAAAGCCCCTCCTTTTTCTCCAATATTACAAGGAGATTCAACTTCCAAGCACAATATTTCCCATTTTGCGGCCACATTCAATAGCTCAAAGCACCAGGACGTTTTTGGTCATATCCAAATGGTAAATTGTAGGGAGAAACCCTCAACAACAAACGATTTTGAAATGGGTCctctacttttattttattcaattagattgaaaaaaaaaatttatgctagTTATAGTGCACATAAGATGCAcgtcatatttaattaaattaaatttatatttatattttgaatttaaatagttattgatAGTACGAGTCTAACTAtcatttgattctttttctaaCTTCATTTTacattcaaataaatttttatatattttcaagttaGTCATACCGTAAatactttttatataaaactttttttttaatgtatatctaaattttaaaattttgaatcaattctaaattttaaattagtaaatttagatttaaatttatgaataaactcaaaatttgaagctAATTTGTAaccataatttaaatataaatagttattggagacataaatttatttatcaacccatatatctttcaaatttgatatattttcaagttaattatttttttttgaaacggTCTATTTTTGacccaaatataaaaattttatattaatcttaaattttgaattgaaatatggATTCACGTTTGAAATTATgaatcaaacttaaaatttaaagtcgATTTGATAGACTTATATTTAtatca
This genomic window from Ananas comosus cultivar F153 linkage group 3, ASM154086v1, whole genome shotgun sequence contains:
- the LOC109707603 gene encoding thaumatin-like protein 1b produces the protein MAKLYAAIIIISLLSLCTWGAMCATFTIRNNCGYTVWPGMLSGAGTAPLSTTGFALASGQSSSMDVPSGWSGRFWGRTLCSADATTGVFSCATGDCGSGTVACSGTGAAPPATLAEFTLDGSGGMDFYDVSLVDGYNLPMLVVPQGGTAGNCTATGCLVDLNGVCPSDLKVVLSAANGGGAAVACKSACEAFGSPQYCCSGAYGNPTTCKPSAYSEFFKNACPRAYSYAYDDATSTFTCAGANYLITFCPSTASQKSSGVNSQAAGLPLVNDTMVFLGGDSEDDTSSSAVSLAAAPRRALSFALALLTVSLLLLKQQLF